In Nitrospira sp., one genomic interval encodes:
- a CDS encoding DUF3565 domain-containing protein, protein MQQAIVGYHQDDEGHWVADLQCGHGQHVRHQPPMTSRPWVLTEEGRRSFLGTYLNCKKCEGEGQG, encoded by the coding sequence ATGCAACAAGCCATTGTGGGCTATCATCAGGATGACGAGGGCCATTGGGTGGCCGATCTTCAATGTGGTCACGGTCAACACGTGCGCCATCAGCCGCCGATGACGAGTCGTCCGTGGGTGTTGACGGAGGAGGGGCGGCGATCCTTTCTCGGTACCTATTTGAACTGCAAGAAGTGCGAGGGGGAGGGGCAGGGGTAG
- a CDS encoding NAD(P)-dependent oxidoreductase: MAKADYRIGIVGVGRMGANMARRLHDLHYNVVALYDVLAQQATTLAEELGCEAVPTPARVVELANTVLTVVSDDRAMQNIYAPAQPDSLLLHAGNRLFINCATLSPTLHLEVQRLVEQQGGQSLETCMAGSVTQARQGTLYLMCGGRADVFERAQPLLQDLSAQLRYIGPAGEAAKVKALVNMVMNANTAALAEGLGLGSALGLDLTMLREVFSQTGANSRVLETDGEDMQSRSHDCYFSAAHAAKDSGIALSLAHEVGLELPLAKAAYHQYARLVSLGKGELDKSAVAELTFKERLSG; this comes from the coding sequence ATGGCGAAGGCGGACTATCGAATCGGGATTGTCGGCGTGGGCCGAATGGGGGCCAACATGGCTCGGCGACTCCACGACCTCCATTACAACGTCGTGGCTCTTTACGACGTGCTGGCACAGCAGGCGACCACGTTGGCAGAGGAGCTCGGCTGCGAGGCGGTTCCGACGCCGGCGCGCGTGGTAGAACTCGCCAACACGGTCCTCACCGTCGTTTCCGACGACAGGGCGATGCAGAACATCTATGCACCAGCACAACCGGACAGCCTGTTGCTCCACGCCGGCAATCGACTATTCATCAACTGCGCGACCTTGTCTCCCACCCTCCACCTCGAGGTCCAGCGTCTCGTGGAACAACAGGGAGGGCAAAGCCTCGAAACCTGCATGGCCGGCAGCGTCACCCAAGCCCGCCAAGGCACGTTGTACCTGATGTGCGGCGGGCGGGCAGATGTCTTCGAACGGGCCCAGCCGCTGCTGCAGGACCTCAGCGCCCAACTACGGTATATCGGACCAGCCGGGGAAGCGGCCAAGGTGAAGGCCCTCGTCAATATGGTCATGAACGCCAATACCGCCGCCCTCGCTGAGGGGCTGGGCCTGGGATCGGCGCTGGGATTGGACCTGACGATGCTGCGCGAAGTGTTTTCGCAAACCGGCGCCAACTCCCGGGTGCTTGAGACCGACGGCGAGGACATGCAGAGCCGAAGTCATGACTGCTATTTCTCCGCCGCCCATGCGGCCAAAGACTCCGGGATCGCCCTGTCCCTGGCGCATGAGGTCGGATTGGAGCTCCCCCTCGCCAAGGCCGCCTATCACCAATACGCGCGGCTGGTGAGCCTCGGAAAGGGGGAATTGGACAAATCCGCCGTGGCCGAGCTGACGTTCAAGGAACGACTCAGCGGATAG
- a CDS encoding heme-binding protein, which translates to MGVGFLLMAGVAQGVAGAAEDLPKESVLPVVLAGKAAQAAVDFCKKDGYRVSASVVDRAGVLRAMLRADGAGPHTVDSSRKKAYTAASLRRPTTDLAEMIAKQPALQALREMNESILMVGGGLPIEIAGETVGAIGVGGAPGAHLDDACAEAGLDAIGAASKVPGAK; encoded by the coding sequence ATGGGAGTCGGGTTCTTGTTGATGGCCGGCGTGGCGCAAGGCGTGGCAGGCGCGGCTGAGGATTTGCCGAAGGAATCCGTGCTCCCTGTGGTGTTAGCCGGCAAGGCCGCGCAGGCGGCCGTCGACTTTTGCAAGAAGGATGGATACCGCGTGAGCGCATCTGTGGTCGATCGCGCCGGGGTGCTGCGCGCTATGCTGCGCGCGGACGGAGCCGGCCCGCATACGGTCGACAGTAGTCGAAAGAAAGCCTACACCGCTGCCAGTCTCCGCCGCCCGACCACGGATCTGGCGGAGATGATCGCCAAACAACCGGCCTTACAGGCCTTGCGCGAGATGAACGAGAGCATCTTGATGGTCGGCGGCGGCTTGCCGATCGAAATTGCCGGTGAAACGGTCGGCGCGATCGGAGTGGGAGGTGCGCCGGGTGCGCATCTGGACGATGCGTGCGCCGAAGCCGGACTTGACGCGATCGGCGCCGCTTCGAAGGTTCCCGGCGCCAAGTGA
- a CDS encoding glycogen debranching enzyme N-terminal domain-containing protein yields MTVTVDTRTCQDLDRAVSLEWLETNGLGGYASGTVAGANSRRYHALLLVARNPPLDRVVLVNHLEERVDLDGQSIALSTNLYRGAVDPEGFRYCDAFSPVPWPTWRYHVAGITLRREICCLPGRDLVIVRWSLDAPSTAAIVLRVRPMLSGRDFHALHQENVHLRPAAEMSEGRVTWQPYRTLPAVQALHNGTYRHEPYWYRQVEYPIERERGLDHVEDWWSPGEWQFTLGLGKSAELVLTTEANAAVDVALSLTAEGRRREGRARSRPTEDPLVRRLWEATEAFLSRRGTGHTVMAGYPWFADWGRDACIALPGLCLVTGRYDIARQVIEAFASELSQGMVPNRFTEGGAPDYNSIDASLWFVHAVDRYLHYSRDFDGIRKVAWPAIKQIVEGYRCGTRYGIRVDDDGLVTGGIDGVQLTWMDVKVGEWVVTPRHGKPVEVQALWVRALAIAASWADQCGEPAYAERCRQDRRRAVESFRARFWYPAGRYLFDVVDGPTGDDASLRPNQVYALALDDELVPGSQALQVLQVLKERLLTPVGLRTLAPEDIRFCPVYVGTVAERDGAYHQGTVWPFLLGPFVTAWVRKHGGEPAARREAREFLAGLEAHLDEACIGQVSEIFDGQAPHLPRGCFAQAWSVAEPLRALIEDIAR; encoded by the coding sequence ATGACCGTGACGGTCGACACCAGAACCTGCCAAGACCTCGATCGTGCCGTGAGTCTCGAATGGTTGGAGACCAACGGGCTGGGTGGGTACGCCAGCGGGACCGTCGCCGGGGCGAACAGCCGGAGGTACCACGCCCTGCTGTTGGTGGCCAGGAATCCGCCGCTCGATCGCGTGGTCTTGGTGAATCACCTTGAAGAACGGGTCGATCTGGACGGACAGTCCATAGCCCTCTCGACGAATCTGTATCGCGGCGCCGTTGATCCGGAAGGGTTTCGGTATTGTGACGCGTTTTCGCCCGTTCCCTGGCCGACCTGGCGGTATCACGTCGCGGGGATCACTCTGCGGCGCGAGATCTGTTGTCTTCCGGGACGGGATCTGGTCATCGTGCGATGGAGTCTGGACGCGCCGTCCACGGCTGCGATCGTGCTGCGCGTGCGGCCGATGCTCTCAGGCCGCGATTTTCACGCCTTGCACCAGGAAAACGTCCACCTGCGCCCGGCGGCCGAAATGAGCGAAGGGCGGGTGACCTGGCAGCCCTATCGAACCCTGCCGGCCGTGCAAGCCCTCCACAACGGTACGTATCGTCACGAGCCCTATTGGTATCGCCAGGTGGAGTATCCGATCGAGCGGGAGCGGGGACTCGATCATGTCGAGGATTGGTGGTCGCCGGGTGAATGGCAATTTACGCTCGGACTTGGAAAATCGGCTGAGCTGGTGTTGACGACCGAGGCGAATGCTGCGGTGGATGTCGCTCTGAGCTTGACCGCAGAGGGTCGTCGTCGGGAAGGCCGCGCCCGTTCCAGACCGACGGAAGATCCCCTGGTGCGGAGATTGTGGGAAGCGACGGAAGCGTTCCTAAGCCGGCGTGGGACGGGGCATACCGTGATGGCGGGATATCCCTGGTTTGCCGATTGGGGGCGCGATGCGTGCATTGCCTTGCCGGGCCTCTGCCTGGTTACGGGGCGATATGACATTGCTCGGCAGGTTATCGAGGCCTTCGCGTCGGAGCTGTCGCAGGGCATGGTGCCGAATCGGTTCACGGAGGGCGGCGCGCCGGACTATAACAGCATCGATGCGTCGCTCTGGTTCGTCCATGCGGTGGATCGGTACCTGCACTACAGTCGTGACTTCGACGGGATTCGCAAGGTGGCTTGGCCTGCGATCAAGCAGATTGTCGAGGGGTATCGGTGCGGAACTCGATACGGTATTCGCGTCGATGACGATGGGCTGGTGACCGGCGGCATCGACGGCGTCCAATTGACGTGGATGGATGTCAAGGTGGGCGAGTGGGTCGTGACGCCGAGGCACGGAAAGCCGGTCGAGGTTCAGGCTCTGTGGGTGCGAGCCCTGGCCATTGCGGCGTCGTGGGCGGACCAGTGCGGTGAGCCGGCCTATGCGGAGCGCTGTCGACAAGATCGCCGGCGAGCGGTCGAGTCGTTCCGTGCGCGCTTCTGGTATCCGGCGGGGCGATACCTGTTTGATGTCGTGGATGGACCGACCGGTGACGATGCCTCGCTCCGCCCGAACCAGGTCTACGCCCTGGCGCTGGATGATGAGTTGGTGCCCGGCTCACAGGCGCTGCAGGTGTTGCAAGTCTTAAAGGAACGCCTCCTGACCCCGGTGGGGCTTCGTACGCTTGCGCCGGAGGATATTCGGTTCTGTCCCGTCTATGTGGGAACCGTCGCGGAACGGGACGGAGCGTACCATCAAGGAACGGTCTGGCCGTTTCTGCTGGGTCCCTTCGTGACGGCCTGGGTCAGGAAGCATGGCGGCGAGCCGGCGGCGCGGCGGGAGGCGCGCGAATTTCTCGCGGGCTTGGAGGCGCATCTGGACGAAGCTTGCATCGGCCAGGTATCGGAAATCTTCGATGGCCAAGCCCCTCATCTCCCTCGCGGTTGTTTCGCACAGGCCTGGTCGGTGGCAGAACCGTTGCGCGCACTCATCGAAGATATCGCGCGCTAA
- a CDS encoding glucosidase translates to MDQPAEQRRLAEDDQRKRHWKRWGPYLSERAWGTVREDYSPFGTAWEAVPHDHARSKAYRWNEDGLAGLCDRHQFICLALALWNGRDPILKERLFGLTGNEGNHGEDVKEYYFYLDSTPTHSYMKCLYKYPQAAFPYSRLVAENQRRGRTDSEFELLDTGVFEGDRYFDVFVEYAKATPEDLLWRITIANRGPDPADLTVLPTLWFRNTWSWGLDVRRPRMRQGPSTASVSTVEFDHDYYGRRRLLCDGAPPLLFTENETNTRRLYGDADGASYVKDGINDYIVHGDQRAVNPEQVGSKAAALYRLMVEPGQAVTLRLRFTNETGEAAPDLGPFEEVFASRMREADEFYAGLAAPNVSDDARLVQRQAFAGLLWTKQFYHYEVDRWLKGDPAGPEPPPERLRGRNSEWMHLYNADVISMPDKWEYPWYAAWDLAFHCLPLALVDSRFAKDQLVLMLREWYMHPNGQIPAYEWALGDVNPPVHAWATWRVYKIEKKRKGVGDRIFLERVFHKLLLNFTWWVNRKDAEGKNIFQGGFLGLDNIGVFDRSKPLPTGGHIEQSDATSWMGMYCLNMLTIALELAREDRAYEDVASKFFEHFVYICRAMNNIGGEKIELWNKEDGFFYDVLHLPDGKTFPMKLRSMVGLIPLFAVETLNSELIDRLPRFKHRMQWFIENRQDFGQHIETQSQDGEVRRFLSLVNRHRLMRVLHYLLNEQEFLSPYGVRALSRHHHDHPYVFSAMGFHHRVEYQPAESTNGLFGGNSNWRGPVWFPVNYLLIESLQKFHYFLGDAFLVEYPTGSGRKLNLAQVAAELSRRLTHIFLRGPDGRRPVYGGTERFQRDPHWRDVILFYEYFHGDNGAGIGASHQTGWTGLVAKLIQQSGE, encoded by the coding sequence ATGGACCAGCCGGCCGAGCAACGGCGGCTGGCCGAGGATGACCAACGCAAGCGACACTGGAAGCGGTGGGGGCCCTATCTCAGCGAACGGGCCTGGGGAACGGTTCGTGAAGACTACAGCCCCTTCGGGACAGCGTGGGAGGCCGTGCCGCACGACCATGCTCGATCCAAGGCCTATCGATGGAACGAGGATGGATTGGCCGGCCTCTGCGATCGCCATCAATTCATCTGTCTGGCGTTAGCGCTTTGGAATGGACGCGACCCCATCCTGAAGGAACGGCTGTTCGGTCTGACCGGCAATGAAGGCAATCATGGGGAGGATGTCAAGGAGTACTATTTCTACCTCGACTCCACGCCGACGCATTCCTACATGAAGTGTCTCTACAAATATCCTCAAGCGGCATTTCCCTACAGTCGGTTGGTCGCGGAAAATCAACGGCGCGGTCGGACCGATTCGGAGTTCGAACTGCTCGACACGGGGGTGTTCGAGGGGGACCGATATTTCGATGTGTTCGTGGAATATGCCAAGGCGACGCCGGAAGACCTGCTCTGGCGGATCACGATCGCTAACCGTGGTCCGGACCCAGCCGATTTGACGGTGCTCCCGACACTCTGGTTTCGCAACACCTGGTCCTGGGGGCTGGATGTCCGACGCCCGCGAATGCGACAGGGGCCGTCTACCGCCTCCGTCAGCACCGTCGAGTTCGATCATGACTATTACGGCCGGCGGCGGCTGTTGTGCGATGGGGCTCCGCCGTTGTTATTTACCGAAAACGAGACGAACACTCGCCGCCTCTACGGCGATGCCGACGGGGCTTCGTATGTGAAGGACGGCATCAACGACTATATCGTCCATGGCGACCAGCGCGCGGTCAATCCCGAGCAGGTCGGATCGAAGGCGGCAGCCCTCTATCGGCTGATGGTGGAACCAGGCCAGGCGGTGACGCTTCGACTACGGTTCACCAACGAAACCGGCGAGGCGGCGCCGGATCTCGGGCCCTTCGAAGAAGTCTTTGCGAGCCGTATGCGCGAGGCGGATGAATTTTATGCGGGCCTCGCTGCTCCGAATGTCTCGGATGACGCGCGACTGGTGCAGCGCCAGGCCTTTGCCGGGTTGCTCTGGACCAAACAGTTTTATCACTATGAAGTCGATCGCTGGCTTAAGGGGGACCCGGCCGGACCGGAGCCGCCGCCGGAACGCCTACGTGGCCGAAACAGCGAGTGGATGCATCTCTATAACGCCGACGTCATTTCCATGCCGGATAAATGGGAGTATCCCTGGTATGCGGCTTGGGATCTGGCCTTTCATTGCCTGCCCCTTGCGCTGGTCGATTCCCGATTTGCCAAGGATCAGCTCGTCCTGATGTTGCGGGAGTGGTACATGCATCCCAACGGCCAAATTCCCGCCTATGAATGGGCGTTGGGAGACGTGAACCCGCCGGTGCATGCCTGGGCGACGTGGCGGGTCTACAAAATCGAAAAGAAGCGGAAGGGCGTGGGAGATCGTATCTTTCTGGAACGGGTGTTCCACAAGCTCCTGCTCAACTTCACCTGGTGGGTGAACCGTAAGGATGCCGAGGGGAAGAATATCTTCCAAGGCGGATTTTTAGGGCTGGACAATATCGGCGTGTTCGATCGGAGCAAACCGCTTCCGACCGGAGGCCACATCGAACAGTCGGATGCCACCAGTTGGATGGGGATGTACTGTCTCAACATGTTGACGATTGCGCTGGAATTGGCGCGTGAGGATCGCGCCTACGAAGATGTCGCGAGCAAGTTCTTCGAGCATTTCGTCTACATCTGTCGGGCGATGAACAATATCGGCGGCGAGAAGATCGAACTCTGGAACAAAGAAGACGGATTCTTTTACGATGTGTTGCACCTGCCGGATGGCAAAACGTTTCCCATGAAACTTCGATCGATGGTCGGGCTCATTCCGCTCTTTGCGGTGGAGACCCTCAACTCCGAATTGATCGACCGGCTGCCGCGGTTCAAGCATCGGATGCAATGGTTCATCGAGAACCGTCAGGATTTCGGTCAACATATCGAGACCCAGTCGCAGGACGGCGAGGTGCGCCGCTTCCTATCGCTTGTCAACCGCCATCGGCTGATGCGCGTGCTGCACTACCTGCTGAACGAGCAGGAGTTCCTGTCGCCCTATGGCGTGCGGGCTCTGTCCCGCCACCACCACGACCATCCCTATGTCTTTTCGGCGATGGGGTTTCACCATCGCGTCGAGTACCAGCCGGCGGAATCGACGAACGGGCTGTTCGGCGGCAATTCCAATTGGCGCGGGCCCGTGTGGTTTCCCGTGAACTATCTCCTCATCGAGTCCCTGCAGAAGTTCCACTATTTTCTGGGGGATGCTTTCCTCGTCGAATATCCGACCGGTTCGGGGCGCAAGCTGAATCTCGCGCAAGTGGCCGCAGAACTGTCGCGTCGCCTGACGCACATCTTTCTTCGCGGACCGGACGGGCGGCGGCCGGTCTACGGCGGAACGGAGCGGTTCCAACGCGATCCGCATTGGCGAGACGTGATTCTGTTTTACGAATATTTCCATGGCGACAACGGGGCGGGCATCGGAGCCTCGCATCAAACCGGCTGGACGGGACTCGTCGCCAAGCTCATTCAACAGTCGGGGGAATGA
- a CDS encoding right-handed parallel beta-helix repeat-containing protein translates to MTISIMRSLLTLVAFCLAIGLAGPAALWAETALPAESRELVVALDGSGQYRSIQEAVDAAKKGDTILVKPGAYAEDVTIHSKEQIRLIGAGMDQVTIVGRERVGVFHVGKWPYGATDVEIAGMTINEHGGHAMGIFNGRGIFLHHVRVKGMLFTQQVEEVRIEDCVIGGSETTGVQFANSQALLRGNLIHDNDHGVSIAGKSAVRLERNVITRSLFEAVIVNDLSRAVLVGNTLVKNGGGAAFLGTSQNEASGNIVSYNTYGFVVGPASRVTLSYNAMQNKESDYLRPGTPHQAAPELKPDSDLTVDPRFVDVARDDFRLRPDTTLVKIGGFSYLGALPPLAESH, encoded by the coding sequence ATGACCATCAGCATCATGCGAAGCCTCCTCACACTCGTCGCCTTCTGCCTTGCCATCGGCCTGGCCGGACCAGCCGCCCTGTGGGCGGAGACTGCGCTTCCGGCGGAGTCGCGAGAGTTGGTGGTCGCCTTGGACGGGTCAGGGCAGTATCGATCCATTCAGGAGGCGGTGGATGCTGCGAAGAAGGGCGACACGATTCTCGTCAAGCCCGGTGCCTATGCCGAGGACGTGACCATCCATAGCAAGGAACAGATTCGACTGATCGGGGCCGGAATGGATCAGGTCACGATCGTGGGGCGCGAACGCGTGGGGGTCTTTCATGTCGGCAAGTGGCCTTACGGCGCCACCGACGTCGAGATTGCCGGGATGACCATCAACGAGCACGGTGGTCATGCCATGGGGATCTTCAATGGGCGCGGGATCTTTCTCCATCATGTGCGGGTGAAGGGCATGTTGTTCACCCAACAGGTCGAGGAGGTGCGCATCGAAGATTGTGTCATCGGCGGCAGCGAGACTACGGGGGTACAATTCGCGAATTCGCAGGCCCTGTTGCGGGGAAATCTGATCCACGACAACGACCATGGGGTCAGCATAGCGGGAAAGTCTGCCGTGCGATTGGAACGCAATGTCATCACGCGGAGCCTCTTCGAGGCCGTGATCGTGAACGACCTGTCCCGGGCGGTCTTGGTCGGCAATACCCTCGTGAAGAACGGCGGCGGCGCCGCCTTCCTGGGGACCTCTCAAAACGAGGCTTCGGGAAACATCGTCAGTTACAACACCTACGGTTTCGTGGTGGGGCCCGCAAGCCGGGTGACCCTGTCCTACAATGCGATGCAGAACAAGGAATCCGACTATCTCCGTCCCGGAACGCCGCACCAAGCGGCCCCCGAACTCAAGCCCGATTCCGATTTGACGGTGGATCCACGGTTCGTTGACGTTGCCCGCGACGACTTTCGACTGCGTCCTGACACGACGCTAGTGAAGATCGGCGGGTTTTCCTATCTCGGCGCCCTTCCGCCCCTCGCGGAATCCCACTAG
- a CDS encoding dephospho-CoA kinase, with amino-acid sequence MILVGLTGGVATGKSTVAKMFARCGARTIDADALARLVVEPGKPAWRAILAAFGRQVLNDDRTLDRAALGEIVFRNRVKLRRLERIIHPRVARAQAQLTAAIARATPNAVIVYEVPLLFEAGVDRRVDRTVVVTADRETQIVRLKRRNGFTRAEALRRIRSQLPMRQKIAAADYVLDGTTPRSRLFTQVKRLYRELQRLA; translated from the coding sequence ATGATCCTCGTGGGCCTCACCGGCGGCGTCGCAACGGGCAAGAGCACTGTGGCCAAGATGTTTGCACGCTGCGGGGCCCGGACCATTGATGCGGACGCCTTGGCACGGCTCGTCGTGGAACCGGGCAAACCGGCTTGGCGCGCCATCCTCGCCGCCTTCGGCCGGCAAGTGCTCAACGACGATCGCACGCTCGACCGCGCAGCCCTCGGCGAGATCGTGTTTCGTAACCGAGTCAAACTGCGCCGTCTGGAACGCATCATTCACCCCCGCGTCGCCCGCGCGCAGGCGCAGCTCACCGCCGCCATCGCACGCGCGACCCCCAATGCGGTCATCGTGTACGAAGTCCCGCTCCTGTTCGAAGCAGGCGTCGACCGACGAGTCGACCGCACCGTCGTCGTCACGGCGGACCGCGAGACTCAGATCGTCCGACTCAAGCGCCGCAACGGCTTTACGCGCGCGGAAGCCCTGCGCCGGATCAGAAGCCAACTGCCGATGCGGCAGAAGATTGCCGCCGCCGACTATGTGTTGGACGGCACCACGCCTCGTTCCCGCCTATTTACGCAAGTGAAACGGCTGTATCGCGAATTGCAGCGGCTCGCGTGA
- the trxB gene encoding thioredoxin-disulfide reductase: protein MRQVVIIGSGPAGLTAAIYSARANLSPLLIEGWQSGGQLTTTTEVENYPGFSKGIMGPELMKEMRAQAERFGTEFLTGDVSRVDLSQRPFHLVVDEEQRIDTETLIVATGASAIRLGLPNESRLTGYGVSTCATCDGYFFRNKDVVVVGGGDSALEEALFLTKFARTVTVVHRRDKLRASKIMQERAMGHEKITFAWNSVVEDILGQDHVTGVRLKNVVTGASSDLAGSALFVAIGHRPNTDLFKDQLDMDEKGYLRTIAGTATSRPGVFAAGDVQDRTYRQAITAAGTGCMAAIDAERFLESLPHHG, encoded by the coding sequence ATGCGACAGGTCGTCATCATCGGGTCCGGCCCGGCCGGACTCACCGCCGCCATCTACAGTGCCCGGGCCAATCTGTCCCCTCTGCTCATCGAGGGCTGGCAGTCCGGCGGCCAATTGACGACCACGACCGAGGTCGAGAATTATCCCGGTTTCTCCAAGGGCATCATGGGTCCCGAGCTGATGAAGGAGATGCGGGCCCAGGCTGAGCGGTTCGGCACGGAGTTCTTGACGGGCGATGTGTCGCGAGTCGACCTCTCGCAACGCCCATTCCATTTGGTCGTGGACGAGGAACAGCGGATCGACACCGAGACCTTGATCGTCGCCACCGGGGCCTCGGCCATTCGCTTGGGACTGCCGAATGAGTCCCGCTTGACCGGGTATGGGGTCTCCACCTGTGCCACCTGCGACGGATATTTCTTTCGTAACAAGGACGTCGTGGTCGTCGGCGGCGGCGACAGCGCCTTGGAGGAAGCGCTCTTCCTCACTAAGTTCGCCAGGACCGTGACGGTGGTTCATCGGCGCGATAAGTTACGGGCCTCCAAAATCATGCAAGAGCGGGCCATGGGCCATGAGAAGATCACCTTCGCATGGAACTCGGTGGTCGAAGACATTCTCGGCCAGGATCATGTCACCGGGGTCCGCCTGAAGAACGTGGTCACCGGCGCCTCGTCCGACCTCGCCGGTTCCGCCCTCTTCGTTGCCATCGGCCACCGTCCCAATACCGACCTCTTCAAGGACCAGCTCGACATGGACGAGAAGGGCTACCTGCGAACCATAGCAGGAACCGCCACGAGCCGTCCGGGCGTCTTTGCCGCAGGCGACGTTCAGGACAGAACATACCGCCAGGCCATCACGGCGGCGGGCACGGGCTGCATGGCGGCGATCGATGCCGAGCGGTTCCTGGAATCACTGCCGCATCACGGCTAA
- the thiI gene encoding tRNA 4-thiouridine(8) synthase ThiI: MYCAIVHYHELALKGRNRDFFEQRLVRNLRLALRDLTLRQIQAMQGRIRITIPKDVDPAQVADRLRRVCGLSNFLLTESVPLDLASPNLTPLKEAAVRQLAQETFQSFRVTAKRADKRLPLTSMDVEREIGAHVCAVTGKPVKLKQPDLTLHVELLTREAHVGARKINGPGGMPVGTSGKVACLISGGIDSPVAAYRMIKRGCKAVFVHFSGRPLVSRASEEKVQELVQLLTTYQYHARLFVVPFGEIQREIVAQAPSPFRVVLYRRLMVRITEELARREGCWALVTGDSLGQVASQTSENLSVIEAAAELPILRPLIGMDKIEITEQAQQLGTFTTSIEPDQDCCKLFVPLHPSTRTRLDDVLRIERGLEIGTLVKQGIERAEQSEFTFPA; encoded by the coding sequence ATGTATTGCGCGATCGTCCACTACCACGAACTGGCCCTCAAGGGGCGCAACCGTGACTTTTTCGAGCAACGGCTGGTCCGCAATCTGCGCTTGGCCCTTCGAGATCTGACGCTCCGACAGATCCAAGCCATGCAAGGCCGCATCCGCATCACGATTCCCAAGGACGTCGATCCAGCTCAGGTCGCCGATCGGTTACGCAGAGTCTGCGGCCTGTCGAACTTCCTCCTGACGGAATCAGTCCCACTCGATTTGGCCTCTCCGAACCTCACCCCGCTGAAGGAGGCGGCGGTCAGGCAACTGGCCCAGGAGACGTTTCAGTCGTTTCGAGTCACGGCCAAACGAGCCGACAAACGCCTTCCCCTGACCTCGATGGACGTTGAACGCGAGATCGGCGCCCACGTCTGCGCGGTAACGGGAAAACCCGTCAAACTCAAACAGCCGGACCTCACCCTGCATGTCGAACTGTTGACCAGGGAGGCGCACGTCGGCGCCCGAAAGATCAACGGACCAGGCGGCATGCCGGTGGGAACGAGCGGGAAGGTCGCCTGCCTGATTTCAGGCGGAATCGATTCACCGGTTGCGGCCTACCGGATGATCAAGCGGGGCTGCAAGGCCGTCTTCGTCCACTTTTCGGGCCGCCCGTTGGTCAGCCGCGCGTCGGAGGAGAAGGTGCAGGAACTGGTGCAATTGCTGACGACCTATCAGTACCATGCGCGCCTCTTCGTAGTGCCGTTCGGCGAAATCCAACGCGAGATCGTCGCCCAGGCGCCCTCCCCGTTTCGCGTCGTGCTCTATCGGCGGCTCATGGTGCGGATTACGGAAGAGCTGGCCAGGCGGGAAGGCTGTTGGGCCCTGGTCACCGGTGACAGCCTCGGCCAGGTCGCCTCGCAGACCTCGGAAAACCTGTCCGTCATCGAGGCCGCCGCGGAATTGCCGATCTTGCGGCCCCTCATCGGCATGGACAAAATCGAAATCACCGAGCAAGCCCAGCAGCTCGGCACCTTCACCACGTCGATCGAACCGGATCAGGATTGCTGCAAACTCTTCGTGCCGCTCCACCCCAGCACCAGGACCAGGCTGGATGATGTGTTGCGCATCGAACGAGGATTGGAGATCGGTACGTTGGTCAAGCAGGGGATCGAGCGGGCAGAGCAGTCCGAGTTCACTTTTCCTGCATGA